One Takifugu rubripes chromosome 2, fTakRub1.2, whole genome shotgun sequence genomic region harbors:
- the ccdc170 gene encoding coiled-coil domain-containing protein 170 isoform X1: protein MESFDEVDQSQVRERLKMRIGVLEECVKSFELECKSGSETTVRLTAELDRERRKVASSSAAFDSLKLELHDLVAGRRDMEMEKETLLERVEASKRVIEAGRRESLCLEKQVKELERRLQQSHGETRAAEERLQAFLGKVASLLQVKSETVVVPTERDVLHVVENLCNERLSNMEARLARVSEQLSEQTELHHSAAQRAELAERQVHDLRQRLHMAETELLTAHVQRDGLRQSKEHYEGFVEQLSERMNIENIAADLSFDMTLKLIQSRVQQLIQQEAAALVESRHLTSSLQRKLKSQKDQLESKGLHVQLLRKKVSELEEEKKRHSGEEDNAHREVKKLQKRLERLQNELRATKVSNTELKAQMSHTNELKVEGRGVQAGDKSRGSFSASF from the exons ATGGAAAGCTTTGATGAG GTTGACCAGTCTCAGGTGAGGGAGAGACTGAAGATGAGAATTGGGGTATTGGAGGAGTGTGTGAAATCCTTTGAGCTGGAGTGTAAAAGTGGCAGCGAGACGACGGTCAGGCTGACAGCGGAGTTGGAtcgagagaggaggaaggtggccagcagctcagcagccttCGATTCGCTCAAATTG GAGTTACATGACCTGGTGGCGGGAAGAAGGGACATGGAGATGGAAAAGGAAACCCTGCTGGAGCGGGTCGAGGCCAGCAAGCGAGTGATCGAAGCAGGTCGACGGGAGTCACTTTGTTTAGAGAAACAGGTGAAGGAGTTGGAAAGAAGGTTGCAGCAGAGCCACGGAGAGACCCGAGCGGCTGAGGAGAGACTGCAGGCCTTCCTGGGAAAGGTGGCCTCCCTGCTGCAGGTCAAATCCGAGACTGTGGTCGTCCCCACAGAGCGGGACGTGCTACACGTAGTGGAGAATCTATGCAACGAG CGCTTGTCCAATATGGAGGCCAGGCTGGCCCGGGTCTCCGAGCAGCTGAGCGAGCAGACAGAACTCCACCACAGTGCGGCCCAGAGGGCCGAGCTTGCCGAGCGACAAGTTCACGACCTGCGGCAGAGGCTGCACATGGCTGAGACCGAGTTATTAACTGCACATGTGCAGCGAGATGGGCTCAGACAGAGCAAAGAGCAT TACGAAGGGTTTGTGGAGCAGCTGTCAGAGCGCATGAACATCGAGAATATTGCAGCAGATCTGAGTTTTGATATGACGCTGAAGCTCATTCAGTCGCGTGTGCAGCAGCTGATTCAGCAAGAGGCAGCTGCTTTGGTGGAGAGCAGACATTTAACCTCCAGTCTGCAGCGAAAG CTGAAGTCACAGAAAGACCAGCTGGAGAGCAAAGGACTCCACGTCCAACTCCTGAGGAAGAAGGTGTCAGAgctagaggaggagaagaagcgTCACTCCGGGGAGGAAGATAACGCTCACCGGGAGgtgaagaagctgcagaagagACTGGAGCGGCTCCAAAACGAGCTGAGGGCCACCAAGGTGTCCAACACGGAGCTCAAGGCCCAAATGTCCCACACCAATGAGCTAAAGGTGGAGGGGAGAGGGGTGCAGGCTGGAGATAAATCCAGAGGCAGTTTCAGCGCATCATTTTAA
- the ccdc170 gene encoding coiled-coil domain-containing protein 170 isoform X2, whose product MRIGVLEECVKSFELECKSGSETTVRLTAELDRERRKVASSSAAFDSLKLELHDLVAGRRDMEMEKETLLERVEASKRVIEAGRRESLCLEKQVKELERRLQQSHGETRAAEERLQAFLGKVASLLQVKSETVVVPTERDVLHVVENLCNERLSNMEARLARVSEQLSEQTELHHSAAQRAELAERQVHDLRQRLHMAETELLTAHVQRDGLRQSKEHYEGFVEQLSERMNIENIAADLSFDMTLKLIQSRVQQLIQQEAAALVESRHLTSSLQRKLKSQKDQLESKGLHVQLLRKKVSELEEEKKRHSGEEDNAHREVKKLQKRLERLQNELRATKVSNTELKAQMSHTNELKVEGRGVQAGDKSRGSFSASF is encoded by the exons ATGAGAATTGGGGTATTGGAGGAGTGTGTGAAATCCTTTGAGCTGGAGTGTAAAAGTGGCAGCGAGACGACGGTCAGGCTGACAGCGGAGTTGGAtcgagagaggaggaaggtggccagcagctcagcagccttCGATTCGCTCAAATTG GAGTTACATGACCTGGTGGCGGGAAGAAGGGACATGGAGATGGAAAAGGAAACCCTGCTGGAGCGGGTCGAGGCCAGCAAGCGAGTGATCGAAGCAGGTCGACGGGAGTCACTTTGTTTAGAGAAACAGGTGAAGGAGTTGGAAAGAAGGTTGCAGCAGAGCCACGGAGAGACCCGAGCGGCTGAGGAGAGACTGCAGGCCTTCCTGGGAAAGGTGGCCTCCCTGCTGCAGGTCAAATCCGAGACTGTGGTCGTCCCCACAGAGCGGGACGTGCTACACGTAGTGGAGAATCTATGCAACGAG CGCTTGTCCAATATGGAGGCCAGGCTGGCCCGGGTCTCCGAGCAGCTGAGCGAGCAGACAGAACTCCACCACAGTGCGGCCCAGAGGGCCGAGCTTGCCGAGCGACAAGTTCACGACCTGCGGCAGAGGCTGCACATGGCTGAGACCGAGTTATTAACTGCACATGTGCAGCGAGATGGGCTCAGACAGAGCAAAGAGCAT TACGAAGGGTTTGTGGAGCAGCTGTCAGAGCGCATGAACATCGAGAATATTGCAGCAGATCTGAGTTTTGATATGACGCTGAAGCTCATTCAGTCGCGTGTGCAGCAGCTGATTCAGCAAGAGGCAGCTGCTTTGGTGGAGAGCAGACATTTAACCTCCAGTCTGCAGCGAAAG CTGAAGTCACAGAAAGACCAGCTGGAGAGCAAAGGACTCCACGTCCAACTCCTGAGGAAGAAGGTGTCAGAgctagaggaggagaagaagcgTCACTCCGGGGAGGAAGATAACGCTCACCGGGAGgtgaagaagctgcagaagagACTGGAGCGGCTCCAAAACGAGCTGAGGGCCACCAAGGTGTCCAACACGGAGCTCAAGGCCCAAATGTCCCACACCAATGAGCTAAAGGTGGAGGGGAGAGGGGTGCAGGCTGGAGATAAATCCAGAGGCAGTTTCAGCGCATCATTTTAA